The DNA region cctcccctatttcatcaacttccaccatattataaAACAGCTctgaaacaacaataacaacatccataatatcacaatcaaggaattatattcaatttaacctCAAATTTAACTAAAATCCCCTTTTCgagttcacctcatagtcatcttcttcattacaacACTCATAGTTTCTCCACTTTAACTCTTTTCCCTTCTAAGgggtactaaacctttacatcaactcaatcaTAAGAATAgtatgaagaacataccttatagtagtaGAATTTTACCTTACTCAGCTCTCTTTCCAATACCAAtttcaccacaactttgaaagGAAGCAAGAACCATCACTCTTCATGGATTTACCTtaaggttttgatgttgattctctctttagatgatatggaaaggtgtggagtgTTTGGGAACCTTTAAGAACTCTTAGGAAGTCCCTATAGAGGTAaggaaataagtgtggaaagttggaaatgaAGCTGGGgtcatttgggatttaaaaaggtggcaaaatcaCATCCCATCCCACTTTTGCGATGAGTATGCAGCCTAGCATATCGAGTATATGGCCGCATACTCCTTTCTCAGCTTAGGGATGATGTTGGGTAGTGAGATCTCCTAAAATGGAGAGTTTTCAGCCAGTATGCAGCCAAGCATACTCAGTATACGACCGCATACTGCCCCAGCATTCTCCGATTTCGCGAAATTGCAATTTTTTCGAttcatttgacctccaatccttatggaaccttcttggtacttatgtataacttcattaaccatccaaggggcTTTATATGTGTATAACTCAACCGCTGCAAAATCTTTCCAAAACATGACTCTAACTCTAATTTCTCCAACAAACTTACTTCCACTGCTTCATAtaactctgaaaccttaaggtatGTGCTTAACATTACCAAATACCCTTCCTAAACTTATCAAGGCTTCATGTTCACTTTAGGCTTGCGTTGGTTCACTCATAAGGCAAACGTCATGAAGTTCCCAGGTATAACAGGGAGAAAGTCTAGAAAGCTGAGATTTAGGAACTATTGAACTCAATCTGGGTCTAGAACAAGTCTTTTGTAGCCAAGATTTCTTAATCTTAGTTTCCATTTCCTTTTCCTCCCACTTGGCTTCAAGTTCCATAGTGTATACCCAAATGTGCTCATTAGGACCATACTTGTGATAAATACCAGCAAACTGACCCTTCCAATAATCTAGTAACGATTGCTCTAATATTCCTAAGGCATCTCAACTTGAAACATATTTAAAATGTTCAAGCATTAATTTTGTCTGTTTCTCCCCAAAAAGACGAAGATGACTTGGTGTAGATGCAGATGGGCCCATTTTGAATATTTGAAATTCTACATATTTTCTTTCTGCTTCCCTTCGCACAACTCTGTCCTCCCTAATGATATTTTGTAGTGTCCTTGGAACATTCCTGATGACTTCAGGCTCAGAGTCTAAATTATTACTGAATCTAGTCCTTCGACGGTGCATTCATCTATGTTATCCTTTTTGCTCGACTTTTACCACTACTTCCACTTGGAGAAATTCAAGTTTGTCCCTCTCTGCTAAAGTTGTACCTTGAACACAAATAGAGTCAATACTCTATTGATGAGCTGTTCATAAGCTCTAATGAATGTTGAAGAAGAAATGAAAACAGTAACCACTAGAGAGAGAAGTTCTGATATTGGGAAATGAAAAAGTTATTCATTTTATTCAGTTATATATACACGTGTGAGAAAGTAGTAAAATATCTAACCACCTAACCGACTAATTGTAATAAAAAAACTGCCCATTCTAACTAACTAAGCTAAATATCTTTAGCTACTCTAACTTGTGATAATTGCATTTAACAATCTtaacactccccccccccccccccccccctcacacACACAAAAGTTGGAAGGGAGATCTTCACTGAAAACTTGGAAAGAATAAAGGAACGTGTTGCTCCTGAAAGTGCTTTAGTTAAGATATCTACAAGCTCCTCGGTAGTGGATATGTGATGAAGTACAATCAGTCCTTCATGTAGCTTGTCCCTGACAAAATGGCAATCCACTTCTATGTGCTTTGTTCTTTCATGGAAAACTGGATTTCTAGCTATGTGGATTGCTGCTTAACTGTCGCAAAACACTGAAATGGGCAAGGCACAAACAATAGTTAGTTCTGTCAACAGTCTCTCCAACCACACCAATTCTCCAACTACTTTTCTAATTGCCTTGTACTCTGCTTCTGCTGAGGACAATGAGATGGTAGTTTGCTTCTTTGACTTCCAACTAATTGGACTATTTCCCATCATCACAATATATCCACTCACTGACTTCCTAGAGTCTGGGCAAGCAGCCCAGTCTAAATCACTAAAGGCAGAGATAATACAGTCTGGATTCTTGGATATAAAAATGCCCAAAGTAGGATTAACCTACAGATATCTCATCACATGATAAGCTACTTTAAGATGAGGTTCCTCGGGGGCTTGTAGAAACTGGCTAAGATGTTGCACACTGTAAGCTATATCCAATCTTGTGTGAGTAAGGAAGTTCAGCTTTCCTACAAGTCTTCTATAAAAGGTTGGATCATGCAGTAACTTGCCCTCATTAGGCCTCAAATTCATAGTAGGATCAAGAGGTAATGTTATAGGTCTGTAACTACAGCAGTCAAACTCCTTGATTAGATCATTAGTGAACTTTCTTTGTGTTATCAATACTCCATCATCTTGGTAGAGTATATCTAGACCTAAGAAATAATGAAGTTTCCCCAGATCCTTTATCTTGAATTGATCATGTAGAAATGCCTTTAAACACTGAATTTCACTAAAGTCAGTCCTAGTCAAGATCACATCATCTATATATACTGCAACAAAAACTGTGGGATACACCATTCTTCTTATAGAATAAGGATTTGTCACTATTGGAGTGTAGTAACCTCTTGAATACAAAGCATGGGCCAATTTATCATACCACTGTCTACTTGCCTATTTCAGCCCATATAAGGATTTCTTCAGCTTTCAAACCATATTTCTATTGTTGTCCACCTTGAGTCCTTAAGGCATGTCAATGTACGTTTCTTCATTCAAATCACCATGGAGGAATGCATTGTTGAAATCCAATCGGTAAAGATTCCACCCTCTTTTGACAGCTAAACTAATCAGTGATCTTACATTAGTCATTTTGACCACTGGTGAGAATACTTCATTGTAATCAATTCCAGCTTGTTGTGTGTAACCCTTCACCACAAGTCTGGATTTGTACCTTTCTATGGTTCCATCAGCTTTATGTTTGATTTTGTACACCCACTTGCGTCCTATGGTCTTATTCCTTGCAGGAAAATCTACTATTTCCCAAGTATTATTAGTATACAAAGCCTTAAATTCTAGTTTCATAGCTGCTTTCCATGTAGGATCCATGACTGCATCCTTATATGAAGATGGTTCACTAACATGATCAATGTTACTCAATAGCTGCTGACTATCAGGGATAAAACTACTGAAGGAAAGGTGCTGAGAAGTGGCAGGATCATGATGAGTATGATGATTTGACTGGTTGTGTGAACCACGAATAGAGTAATCATATTCTCTGAGATAAGTAGGGGTGATTTTGGTTCTACTATATCTCCTAGGAGGTGGATGTTGAGGTATGGGAAGCAGGTTAGTTGAGGTGTTTGAAATTCCTAGTTGTGGAGTTTGAGTTGCAGAAGGCAAGTTGGTTGAGGTGTTTGAAGTGGGAGATGAGCAACTAGGTTGGGAATCATTGTCAGAACATGGAGGTGGTGAGGTAAGTGGTTCATCAAGCGTAAAGTCACATAGAGCATTATGAGAGTTGTTATCAGTGATGATGTCCTTATTCAGCATATAAGTAGTGTCAAATTAGTTATGTGAAGAATGCAATAAGACAGAGCGAGCAGTCAATTTAGCCAAGACATAATTAAAATTATTATCAGGAAAACAAACAgcaaaaggaaaaataatttcaaAAAATGATACATCCCTTGAAATGTGGATCCTCTTAGTATGCAGGTCCAACACCTTGTACCCTTTTGTGTTGAAAAGATACCCAATAAAGATGTGGGGTGTGGATCTGGGCTCAAATTTATCTTTGTGTGTTTTGAGAGTGTTTGGGAAGCAAAGACATCCAAAAGATCTCAAGTGAGAATATGTAGGCTGCTTGTGATACAGAACTTCAAAGGGTGTTTTATTATGAAGACTGGTTGTAGGTAATCTATTTATTAGGTATGTGGCTGTTAGAATGCACTCTCCCTAGTACCTAGTTGGAAGTTCAGATTGGTATAGAAGTGCCCTGACAATCTCAAGGAGATATTTGTGCTTTCTCTCTacaacaccattttgttgtggtgtatgTGGACGTGTCTTTTGGTGTGTAATTCCTTTTCCTTGAAGAAAGAAAGCAATTTCATTGTTTGTGAATTCTGATCCATTGTCACATCTGATGGATTTTATAGGTATTTTGAACTGATTCTCCACATATGAGACAAAATCCTTTAGGGTCTGTAAGGTGTTACTTTTGCGGACAAGTAACTGTGGCCATGTTGATATACTAAAATCATCAACTATGGTCAACAAATATTTGTGATTTTCATGGGTTTGGACATGATATAGTCCCCATAGGTCTAaataaagcaaataaaaaaatttgGTGGATGAAATGTTGGTTTTGGATGGGAAAGGGAGTCTTGCCTGTCTAGCCATAGGGCATATGGTGCACGTAAAGGGTTGTTTGGGGAGAAGTTTATAGTTACAGAAGAGATGCTTCTCATCTTCACAAAAGGGACATGTCCTAACCTGTTGTGCCATAGGTGATCAACACTATTTCCGCAGGATGTACAAGTCATGAGAGAATTTGCAGACAAACATTTATCAAAAACATCATTAAGAAAATTATTGCAACTAACATCAAGACAAGCTCTTTTATTACTCAAACGAATGGAATTTACAATTGCAGAATGTTTGACTGTAGAGCTTGTTTATCATCATGGACAATTTTTATAAATGGACAAGAATTATGAGAAACATATGTTTTATAACAAGGAAAAAAGGAAATATAAGTAAAAACTGAAATGCAAGATTTCTTAGGTGAATCTGGGCTGGTATGACACTTTGAACATAGGAAGGAAACCATTCCTTGCTCTACCAATCTCCAATGGGCTCTTCATTGAAGGGTCCTGCACAAGACATGAAGAATCATTGAAATTAATAGGTCCTTTGAGTTGTGAGGCTAAACAATGAACAGAAATTAAGTTGAATTTGAAAATAGGCACAAATAACACTTTATAGAAGGTTATTGCTAAACTTAAACATGCATCACCAATCTCAGTTACTCTGCCTTTGTAACCATTTGGCAAAGTGACTAAAAAGGGGTAAGGTCGGATCTAAGGTTAGTAAGTAAAGATTTATTATATGCCATGTGGTTTGTTGCTCCAGAATATATGATCCATGAGTCAGCAGATAATTTGATACATTTACATGAAGGATTACTAATATCAGCAATTGAGGAATAGCAAGCAAGGATACCTGCAAAGTTCACAGCTCCACCAATGATATCATTAACAACTTCTTTGGTTGAATTTCCAGTTCTGTTTCCCCCTTGAATATGAATATGATCCAGTAAACTGAGGAGCTGATCATACTGCTTCTTGGACAAGTTGAGAGTCTTCTGGTCATGATGTTGAGTATGATTGGAATCATCATGTTTCCTTCCTGACATTTCTTCAAGAGTTTCATGCACATTTGCAGTTGATCCTGAGTTCTTCCCTTTTGTGAACTTGAATTTCTGAGGGAATCCATGTAATTTGTAGCATCTATCCCTGGTATGACCATGTCTTTTGCAAAATTCACAAAATAAGTTTGATATGTTTGGTGGTTTGCCCCCTCCTGAACCAGAACTGCTACTTGCTCCAAAGTTCCCGTATTGCGATTGTCCTATTCCACCATAGTGTGTTCTGAAATTGCTACTACTTGCAACAGAATTAAAATTGTTAGTGCTTGCAACATTGACATTCCTAGAGCTTTCGTCATTTGCAATTAGAGAAGTGGATTCTAGCATCATCTAATTGTGAGGCTTAACTTCTCTTTGCCTTTCCTCTTGAGACAATATAGAGAAAGCTTGAGCCATAGTAGGCAAAGGATTCATCATTAGAATAATGTCTTGAATCACTGTGTAAACTACGTTCAGTCCCATTACAAACTGTATGATTCTCCTGTCCTGTTCAGCCTTATGCCTTTTTGTCTTTCCACCACGTGTGCACAGGCATGTGCATTGAGAATTTGTGTCAAGGGTGCTAATTTCTTCCCAAATTTTCTTAATTTTGGTATAATATCCAGTGATGTCTAGATATCCTTGTGTAAGATCATTGATCTCTCGTTGAAGTTGATACAACTTTGCACCATTGGTTTGATCATATCTATATTCTAGTTCATTCCAAAGTTCCCTCGCATTATTGACATACTGTAAACTATCGCTCAGATCCTTTGATAGTGAATTCAGAATCCACGAAGTAACCATATCATCACATATTTCCCACAATGCAAATGTATCATCATCCCCATTTGGTTTTGCAACCTTCCTATTAATAAAACCTAATTTGTTTTTCATTGAGAGTGCCCTAAGAACACCTCTTCGCCATGACTTATATCCAATTCCATCGAAAGTCACTGGTAATATTGCAGATCCAATGCTTTCATATGGATGCATGTGCAAAGGATTGCAATCTATTGGCTGCTGGTTTAGATTTACATTTTGAGTTTGAATTGGTGCATCCTGATCAGTGTTAGGTGCCATAGTTGTAACCCTAAGATTTTCTAGGTTTTGAATTTTGATacaaaaatgaaggtttgatacgAAATTGACAGAAAATTGAGGAACAAAATTAAGGAACGCTACTGAATTGATGAAATTTAGGCAAAAATATCGAGAAAACAATGAAATTTGTGAGCTTACTGTAAAATTGAGATCAAGTAGAAACAATATTGCTGAATCGCTAGAAATCGAACAGAAGAGAAATAGCTTGCAACCTAAAAATTCAATCGATTTGTTGATGATGAAAAAGGGAAACAATTGAGTGCGGGGGAAACAATTGAGTGCGGAAAACAAACCTTcacagctctgataccatgttaaagtTGTACCTTGAACACAAATGGAGTCAATACTCTATTGATGAGCTGTTCATGAGCTCCAATGAGTGTTGAAGAAGAAATGAAAACAGTAACCGCTAGAGAGAGAAATTCTGATTTGGGAAATGAAAAAGTTATTCATTTCATTCGGTGAGCATTTATCTATACACCTGTGAGAAAGTAGTAAAATATCTAACCACCTAACCGACTAAGTGTAGTGACAGAACTGCCCCTTCTAACTAATTAAGCTAAATATCTTTAACTACTCTAACTTGTGATAATTACATTTAACAATCTTAACACCCTCCAGCCATGTCTGATATGGGAACAAGGAAACAAAAAATGGTTGCTACCATTGATTGTGACTACATATGTCACAAACGTAGAAAAAAAATATCGATAGAAGGATTAGAACTTcacaattttcctttttttttttttaaatgatccATTGTTACTGACCAGTCTACTTCCAAGAAGATGACAAAAAAAATTCATTGCACACAAAAAATAAATGAATCACAGAATATCCTCATTATTTGATGTTCGGCCAACGACACTTAGTAACCAAAATAATATGGTCAAAAAAGTGTCTACTagtaagtggcagttaaagagcCCTATACACTTCTAATAATTCTGATAATTCCAATtcatacacacaaaaaaaaaaattaaaagaaataaaaagcacGGCTAGAATCGCATGAAACAACAattataaaattataaaattttgGCTCTTTCAAATACACAGATTATGCATTTTATTTATGTGAAAGTTCAGGGGCCAAATCAAAAATCATTCAAGTGCCTTAAAAAGAAATATGATTTCTGTGATATCTCATCCATTTGACAAGTCAACAATCACATGAGTAAGTGATTCACCCAATCACAAATAGATATCACTGCCATTagaagtaaaaaataaaaaataccatAAATGACATAAGATTTCACTATCATGTTGAACAAGGAATCCTTTATACAATTAAACATTAATTCCTTATAAAACTTGATGAGCCGCGTAACTAAACGATATGTCATAAAAGAAATTAAACTGAACCGATCTCTTTTTATAAACCTAAAAGAAATAATTGTGGCTCATAAATGTCGTTCGGCGTTCCGCAAGATtccattattttattttatttttacagtGAATTAACAGTTAGCCCAACAACACATATTAGGAGAACGCAAGATtccattattttttttattttattttttacagtGAATTAACTGTTAGCCCAACAACACATATTAGGATTCAACTATGTATTCGCATAAAGAGGATACAACAATGGCTCTAATGCAAGTGTTAAGATAATACTCGGAGCAAGAACAACAAAATTGTGTACCTTAAAGCAGCGGAAGTTTAATCGTTGAACTTGCCACCAAAAAATAGTCTCAAGTCGAACTTTGAATTACTTGAAAACAAAGTATTCTTCCACAAACTAGATGTCTTTA from Lycium barbarum isolate Lr01 chromosome 10, ASM1917538v2, whole genome shotgun sequence includes:
- the LOC132612886 gene encoding uncharacterized protein LOC132612886 — its product is MAPNTDQDAPIQTQNVNLNQQPIDCNPLHMHPYESIGSAILPVTFDGIGYKSWRRGVLRALSMKNKLGFINRKVAKPNGDDDTFALWEICDDMVTSWILNSLSKDLSDSLQYVNNARELWNELEYRYDQTNGAKLYQLQREINDLTQGYLDITGYYTKIKKIWEEISTLDTNSQCTCLCTRGGKTKRHKAEQDRRIIQFVMGLNVVYTVIQDIILMMNPLPTMAQAFSILSQEERQREVKPHN
- the LOC132612885 gene encoding uncharacterized mitochondrial protein AtMg00810-like, with amino-acid sequence MVYPTVFVAVYIDDVILTRTDFSEIQCLKAFLHDQFKIKDLGKLHYFLGLDILYQDDGVLITQRKFTNDLIKEFDCCSYRPITLPLDPTMNLRPNEGKLLHDPTFYRRLVGKLNFLTHTRLDIAYSVNPTLGIFISKNPDCIISAFSDLDWAACPDSRKSVSGYIVMMGNSPISWKSKKQTTISLSSAEAEYKAIRKVVGELVWLERLLTELTIVCALPISVFCDS
- the LOC132615067 gene encoding uncharacterized protein LOC132615067; this translates as MMLESTSLIANDESSRNVNVASTNNFNSVASSSNFRTHYGGIGQSQYGNFGASSSSGSGGGKPPNISNLFCEFCKRHGHTRDRCYKLHGFPQKFKFTKGKNSGSTANVHETLEEMSGRKHDDSNHTQHHDQKTLNLSKKQYDQLLSLLDHIHIQGGNRTGNSTKEVVNDIIGGAVNFAGPFNEEPIGDW